From a single Cryptococcus neoformans var. neoformans B-3501A chromosome 3, whole genome shotgun sequence genomic region:
- a CDS encoding hypothetical protein (Match to ESTs gb|CF194684.1|CF194684, gb|CF194683.1|CF194683, gb|CF194593.1|CF194593; HMMPfam hit to Histone, Core histone H2A/H2B/H3/H4, score: 41.7, E(): 2.1e-09) — MSGRGKGGKGLGKGGAKRHRKVLRDNIQGITKPAIRRLARRGGVKRISGLIYEETRGVLKIFLENVIRDSVTYTEHAKRKTVTSLDVVYALKRQGRTLYGFGA; from the exons ATGTCTGGTCGAGGAAAGGGTGGCAAGGGTCTCGGCAAGGGTGGTGCCAAGCGACACAGGAAGGTCCTTCGTGACAACATCCA GGGTATCACCAAGCCCGCTATCCGACGTCTTGCTCGACGAGGTGGTGTCAAGCGTATCTC TGGTCTCATCTACGAGGAGACTCGAGGCGTCCTTAAGATCTTCCTTGAGAACGTCATCCGTGACTCTGTTACCTACACTGAGCACGCTAAGAGGAAGACTG TCACCTCCCTCGACGTTGTCTACGCCCTTAAGAGGCAGGGCCGTACCCTTTACGGTTTCGGTGCTTAA
- a CDS encoding hypothetical protein (Match to EST gb|CF182891.1|CF182891), whose translation MTTSLFVPVAYITVLVTAMAIFSRVYRRRRAVSKTSIEPWFPSHPTREVYMSLLADEPPAPENLLKAALLSRAITDVQRIWRLKDDKTALASLHTRGLVGDDTMARFAAAEKELEAEIVDVISEANTFKQGWGQFLFATATEMAQSEKTKEAVINMHKKRIAEEKRLARRAKYDT comes from the exons ATGACAACCTCACTCTTTGTTCCAGTGGCCTATATCACTGTGCTTGTCACAGCAATGGCCATCTTTTCTCGTGTCTACAGACGGCGACGAGCTG TCTCCAAGACATCAATAGAACCATGGTTTCCTAGCCATCCTACCCGAGAAGTCTATATGTCTCTGTTGGCTGACGAACCGCCCGCACCCGAAAATCTCCTCAAGGCTGCTCTCCTGTCTCGCGCCATCACCGACGTTCAACGTATCTGGCGGCTCAAAGACGACAAGACTGCCCTTGCTAGCCTTCATACACGAGGTCTTGTTGGTGACGACACCATGGCTAGGTTTGCGGCTGCAGAgaaagagctggaagcGGAAATCGTGGATGTGATCTCAGAAGCCAACACTTTCAAGCAAGGGTGGGGACAATTCTTATTCGCCACTGCTACCGAGATGGCCCAGTCAGAGAAAACCAAGGAAGCTGTAATTAACATGCATAAGAAAAGAATTGCAGAAG AAAAACGTCTCGCACGGAGAGCCAAGTATGATACATGA
- a CDS encoding hypothetical protein (HMMPfam hit to GDI, GDP dissociation inhibitor, score: 15.4, E(): 9.6e-18) has product MSNIELESDSYDVVVIGTGIAESIAAAALAKAGKTVLHLDPNEYYGGEQASLTLDELVEWSTTRVESSSAAVSYTHASTSVVTPTLQNDRRRYALSLFPAILPSRGPLIDVLISSDVSKYVSFKLLDSVNIWDEDCAGARKVPGSKEEIFKDKSVSLMDKRKLMKFFMFAAGEFEHNDIIRGKETQPLLGFLQDSFALPTGLALSIAYAIAHCTSPEDQTLPALMKTRRYLKSLGRYGSSAFLVGQYGGAGEIAQGFCRGCAVYGGTYVLGQFGKPTLIDANDDDVTLSLPCHPRPVTAKHLISSSNHLPPSLLIPKSEPSKRTITAHSIAIISSLPKVLQRQLPSADDENGRSQLPEENDDTGLIVFPPENGNPTVRCLINGEGTGSCPSGQYILYFSCPASTASSPSNLLKPYLQRITSEPLFESYYVSTRATSSYSASSPKVIIVTPFYRDDLITEGLDWEAKEAEKAYYSVVGQDGVPFFDVTESEADEMGIFEDH; this is encoded by the exons ATGTCCAACATTGAACTTGAGTCCGACTCATACGACGTCGTAGTCATCGGCACTGGCATCGCTGAGAGTATCGCCGCAGCCGCCCTCGCGAAAGCTGGCAAGACCGTTCTGCACCTCGATCCAAACGAATATTACGGAGGAGAACAAGCTAGTTTGACACTAGACGAGCTCGTTGAGTGGTCCACCACACGCGTAGAGTCTTCTTCAGCGGCAGTGTCATACACACATGCGTCGACATCCGTCGTTACGCCTACTCTGCAAAATGATCGACGACGATATGCCTTGTCGCTTTTTCCCGCCATCCTGCCCTCTCGAGGACCTCTAATCGACGTGCTCATTTCGTCAGATGTCAGTAAATATGTTTCCTTCAAACTTCTGGACTCGGTAAATATatgggatgaagattgTGCTGGGGCAAGGAAGGTTCCCggaagcaaggaagaaattTTCAAAGACAAGAGCGTGTCCTTGATGGACAAGAGAAAATTGATGAAGTTTTTCATGTTTGCTGCAGGAGAATTTGAGCATAATGATATTATTCGAG GCAAAGAGACGCAGCCCCTCCTGGGTTTCCTGCAGGAttcctttgcccttccAACAGGTCTTGCGCTTTCGATAGCGTACGCCATCGCCCATTGCACATCACCAGAAGACCAAACGCTACCTGCATTAATGAAGACAAGGAGGTATCTCAAGTCATTAGGGCGATATGGGTCCTCCGCTTTTCTTGTGGGACAATACGGAGGAGCAGGGGAAATAGCCCAGGGATTTTGCCG TGGTTGTGCTGTTTATGGGGGTACTTATGTTCTAGGTCAATTCGGCAAGCCGACATTGATCGATGcgaacgacgacgacgtGACTCTCAGTCTCCCATGCCATCCTCGACCTGTCACAGCCAAGCATCTgatatcttcttcaaaccatcttccaccatcacTTCTTATTCCTAAATCAGAGCCGTCAAAAAGGACTATAACGGCCCATAGCATTGCGATCATTTCTTCGTTACCGAAAGTTTTGCAGCGCCAATTACCATctgcagatgatgaaaatggaagaagtcAATTACCCGAAGAAAATGATGACACAGGGCTAATCGTCTTCCCACCTGAGAATGGTAATCCGACTGTCAGGTGTTTGATAAACGGTGAAGGAACAGGAAGTTGCCCGTCTGGACAAT ACATTCTTTATTTCAGCTGTCCGGCATCGACcgcatcatcaccatctaATCTTCTCAAACCATACTTGCAGCGAATCACTTCCGAACCACTCTTTGAATCTTATTACGTATCCACCCGAGCGACGTCATCTTATTCCGCATCGTCTCCGAAGGTCATCATTGTAACGCCTTTTTATAGAGATGACTTGATCACGGAAGGATTAGACTGGGAGGCAAAGGAGGCTGAGAAAGCATATTACTCAGTGGTGGGTCAAGATGGAGTACCTTTCTTTGATGTGACAGAGAGCGAAGCAGATGAAATGGGTATCTTTGAGGATCATTGA
- a CDS encoding hypothetical protein (Match to ESTs gb|CF190053.1|CF190053, gb|CF185458.1|CF185458) produces MGRSLDPVWEFYYRIEQDVQSLGLKAKANSAHNNGWCKNCVRMKLVGPEMATWVPDDSVLAETGQIETARRYKAMSLCQPYTGVPSRLRSHLQRCSHSQGIMIPDAVPLKKRKSHPGSPGTEAGPSGRHSTPVKAGGRGKLSDEQQGEFNVHLWHIFNMLDIPIETLTNPTFVQFFSKYIPQATLPSRSLFYTLSASRNIAPPNLSSAAATVGPTGSPDFQGLARLAAGFASVPGVTGVSELSGVQGESGVPHHVESDGAHEPDLSHDSQMQQVSGASHIRGVPGVSEDDISDGGKGELSYE; encoded by the exons ATGGGCCGAAGTCTTGATCCAGTCTGGGAATTTTATTATCGCATTGAGCAAGACGTACAAAGTCTTGGATTGAAAGCAAAAGCCAACTCTGCCCACAACAATGGCTGGTGCAAGAACTGCGTTAGAATGAAGCTCGTCGGCCCCGAGATGGCCACCTGGGTACCCGACGACTCTGTTCTCGCGGAGACTGGTCAAATAGAGACCGCGCGACGTTATAAAG CCATGTCTCTTTGCCAGCCCTACACTGGTGTTCCATCGCGTCTTCGCAGTCACCTACAGAGATGTTCCCATTCCCAGGGAATCATGATCCCAGATGCTGTTCCACTTAAGAAGCGAAAGAGCCACCCTGGTTCACCTGGAACAGAAGCAGGACCTAGCGGCAGGCACTCAACGCCCGTCAAGGCCGGAGGCCGGGGCAAATTGAGTGACGAGCAGCAGGGTGAATTCAATGTTCACCTCTGGCATATCTTCAACATGTTGGATATACCCATTGAAACGCTTACCAATCCAACTTTCGTCCAATTTTTCTCGAAATATATACCACAAGCTACTTTGCCGTCTCGCAGCTTGTTCTACACGCTTTCTGCGTCAAGGAACATCGCCCCTCCTAATCTCTCATCAGCGGCAGCGACTGTGGGACCCACAGGTTCTCCTGACTTTCAGGGACTGGCTAGATTGGCGGCCGGGTTCGCGTCAGTTCCTGGTGTAACGGGCGTATCCGAATTATCTGGTGTGCAAGGGGAGTCTGGCGTACCTCATCACGTCGAATCAGATGGAGCACACGAACCAGATCTGTCTCACGACTCTCAAATGCAGCAAGTTTCGGGGGCGTCCCATATACGGGGCGTGCCAGGGGTGTCAGAAGATGATATTTCAGACGGTGGAAAAGGCGAGCTATCTTATGAATGA